A stretch of Leisingera sp. S132 DNA encodes these proteins:
- a CDS encoding GFA family protein has product MSELQGQCMCGAVSVTATPVQASLTACHCDMCQRWASGPFMSFQADTGYAALGPVRTYQSSQWAERAFCGECGSVLWYRMTAPGKMHGHTQISAGLFENAGGAALKLEFFADEKPAGYGFAGSHRRMTGEECRAMFAETAEGEA; this is encoded by the coding sequence ATGAGCGAATTGCAGGGACAGTGCATGTGCGGCGCGGTCAGCGTCACCGCAACGCCGGTTCAGGCGTCCCTGACAGCTTGCCATTGCGACATGTGCCAGCGCTGGGCCAGCGGCCCGTTCATGAGCTTTCAGGCAGACACCGGGTATGCGGCGCTGGGTCCGGTGCGGACCTATCAGTCCTCGCAATGGGCAGAGCGCGCCTTCTGCGGCGAATGCGGTTCGGTGCTGTGGTACCGGATGACAGCGCCGGGCAAGATGCATGGCCATACACAGATTTCGGCGGGCCTGTTTGAAAATGCCGGCGGCGCAGCGCTGAAGCTGGAATTCTTCGCCGACGAAAAGCCCGCGGGTTATGGGTTTGCAGGCAGCCACCGGCGGATGACCGGTGAAGAGTGCCGCGCCATGTTTGCTGAAACCGCTGAAGGAGAGGCCTGA
- a CDS encoding NAD(P)-dependent oxidoreductase, with product MAKQPMLKFVQIERDMPQKRDASVRKEDFNEIYAEYAAAKAEEQASRCSQCGVPYCQSHCPLHNNIPDWLRLTATGRLEEAYATSQATNTFPEICGRICPQDRLCEGNCVIEQSGHGTVTIGSVEKYITDTAWENGWVKPAAPLAERSESVGIIGAGPGGLAAADMLRQAGVQVTVYDRYDRAGGLLMYGIPSFKLEKDVVERRNKLLADGGVTFVLNCNVGEDISFEEIRGKHDAVIIATGVYKSRDLAMPGSGAEGIVKAIDFLCASNKKSFGDEVAEFDNGSLNAEGKKVVVIGGGDTAMDCVRTSIRQGATSVKCLYRRDRANMPGSQRETQNAEEEGVIFEWLSAPKGFTDEGGKVSGVMVQKMRLGQPDASGRQAPEVIEGADYVEEADLVIKALGFEPEELPTLWNQPELPVTRWGTVKAAFKTGATELDGVYAVGDIVRGASLVVWAIKDGRDCAEAILENFNSKAVVAAE from the coding sequence GTGGCCAAGCAACCGATGCTGAAATTTGTGCAGATCGAACGCGACATGCCTCAAAAGCGTGACGCAAGTGTACGCAAGGAAGACTTCAATGAGATTTACGCGGAGTACGCTGCTGCCAAGGCCGAAGAACAGGCCAGCCGCTGCAGCCAGTGCGGTGTGCCCTATTGCCAGAGCCACTGCCCGCTGCACAACAACATTCCCGACTGGCTGCGCCTGACCGCAACCGGCCGCCTGGAAGAGGCCTATGCCACCAGCCAGGCCACCAATACCTTCCCGGAGATCTGCGGCCGCATCTGCCCGCAGGACCGCCTGTGTGAAGGCAATTGCGTGATCGAACAGTCCGGCCATGGCACCGTGACCATCGGCTCGGTTGAGAAATACATCACCGACACCGCCTGGGAAAACGGCTGGGTCAAGCCCGCGGCGCCGCTGGCCGAGCGCAGCGAGAGCGTCGGCATCATCGGCGCAGGCCCTGGCGGTCTGGCGGCGGCGGACATGCTGCGCCAGGCAGGTGTTCAGGTCACCGTCTATGACCGCTATGACCGCGCCGGCGGGCTGCTGATGTACGGCATTCCCAGCTTCAAGCTGGAAAAGGACGTGGTCGAGCGCCGCAACAAGCTGCTGGCTGACGGCGGCGTGACCTTTGTGCTGAACTGCAACGTGGGCGAGGACATCTCCTTTGAAGAGATCCGCGGCAAGCACGACGCGGTGATCATTGCCACCGGCGTTTATAAATCGCGCGATCTGGCAATGCCGGGCAGCGGTGCTGAAGGCATCGTCAAGGCAATCGACTTCCTGTGTGCCTCCAACAAGAAGAGCTTTGGCGACGAAGTTGCTGAGTTCGACAACGGCAGCCTGAATGCCGAAGGCAAGAAGGTTGTGGTGATCGGCGGCGGTGATACTGCGATGGACTGCGTGCGCACTTCGATCCGTCAGGGCGCAACATCCGTCAAATGCCTCTACCGCCGTGACCGGGCCAATATGCCGGGCTCCCAGCGCGAGACCCAGAACGCCGAGGAAGAAGGCGTGATCTTCGAATGGCTGTCGGCGCCCAAGGGCTTCACGGACGAGGGCGGCAAGGTCTCCGGCGTGATGGTGCAGAAAATGCGCCTGGGCCAGCCGGATGCCTCGGGCCGTCAGGCGCCGGAAGTGATCGAAGGCGCGGACTACGTCGAGGAGGCCGATCTGGTCATCAAAGCCCTGGGCTTTGAGCCGGAAGAGCTGCCCACCCTGTGGAACCAGCCGGAGCTGCCGGTGACCCGCTGGGGCACCGTCAAGGCGGCGTTCAAGACCGGTGCCACCGAACTGGACGGGGTCTATGCGGTGGGCGACATCGTGCGCGGTGCCTCGCTGGTGGTTTGGGCGATCAAAGATGGCCGCGATTGCGCCGAAGCCATCCTCGAGAACTTCAACAGCAAGGCCGTGGTGGCGGCGGAATAA
- a CDS encoding undecaprenyl-diphosphate phosphatase: MPLFQLILVALIQGITEFLPVSSSGHLILLPGLTGLDDQGQVIDVAVHVGTLAAVMIYFWSDVRTGLAGLPRALTGRTDTPGARLAMGLIVATIPTVLFGALLHFTGLSDALRSITVIGWTMLGFGLVLYWADQKGPSVKQAGDWGLRDALIMGLWQMLALIPGTSRSGITITGARQLGYTREDGARIAMLMSIPTIIASGVLLGTEVALEANTALLRDAGIAALLAMLAALAALSLMMRLLRSVSFTPYVIYRVILGVVLLIIAYSS; the protein is encoded by the coding sequence ATGCCGCTTTTTCAGCTGATCCTGGTTGCACTGATCCAAGGCATCACCGAATTCCTGCCCGTTTCCTCGTCCGGCCACCTGATTCTGCTGCCGGGTCTCACGGGTCTGGATGATCAGGGCCAGGTGATCGACGTCGCCGTGCACGTTGGCACCCTGGCGGCGGTGATGATCTATTTCTGGAGCGATGTGCGAACGGGGCTGGCCGGACTGCCCCGTGCTTTGACAGGCCGAACAGACACGCCAGGCGCACGGTTGGCCATGGGGCTGATCGTAGCCACCATCCCCACCGTCCTGTTCGGCGCCCTGCTGCATTTCACCGGCCTCAGCGATGCGCTGCGGTCCATCACAGTGATCGGCTGGACAATGCTTGGCTTCGGGCTTGTGCTGTACTGGGCCGATCAGAAAGGCCCTTCTGTCAAACAAGCCGGCGATTGGGGGCTGCGGGACGCTCTGATCATGGGACTTTGGCAGATGCTGGCGCTGATCCCCGGAACTTCTCGCTCCGGCATCACCATCACCGGTGCGCGGCAGCTGGGATATACTAGGGAGGACGGTGCCCGCATTGCCATGCTGATGTCGATCCCGACCATCATCGCCTCGGGCGTTTTGCTGGGAACCGAGGTGGCGCTTGAGGCCAATACCGCACTGCTGCGCGATGCGGGCATTGCTGCCCTGCTGGCAATGCTGGCCGCGCTGGCCGCGCTCAGCCTGATGATGCGGCTGCTGCGCTCCGTCAGCTTTACGCCTTATGTCATCTACCGGGTGATCCTGGGTGTTGTACTTCTGATCATCGCCTACAGCAGCTAA
- a CDS encoding complex I NDUFA9 subunit family protein, whose protein sequence is MSKLVTIYGGSGFVGRYIARRMAKEGWRVRVAVRRPNEAMHVKPYGVPGQVEPVFCNVRDDMSVAAVMQGADAVVNCVGVLNELGKNTFGAIHADGAGRIARIAAQQGVANLVHISAIGADADAASAYSRTKAAGEAAVLQHFPSAVILRPSVIFGAEDGFFNRFAGMTRLSPFLPIAAGGTRFQPVFVDDVAKAAVKGALGEAGGGVYELGGPEVKTFRALMEQMLEVIHRRRVIISLPGFAAKLVAFGFDVLQFVSIQLIENKMLTRDQLKSLKSDNVVSDGAKGFADLGIEPVSAGSVLPDYLWKFRPSGQYDEMTGSARNLRNGA, encoded by the coding sequence ATGTCCAAACTGGTCACGATCTATGGCGGATCCGGTTTCGTGGGCCGCTACATCGCGCGGCGCATGGCCAAGGAAGGCTGGCGGGTGCGGGTCGCCGTGCGCCGTCCCAATGAAGCCATGCATGTGAAGCCCTATGGAGTGCCGGGCCAGGTGGAGCCGGTGTTCTGCAACGTCCGCGACGACATGTCGGTTGCTGCTGTCATGCAGGGGGCGGATGCAGTTGTGAACTGTGTCGGCGTTCTGAACGAGTTGGGCAAGAACACATTTGGCGCAATCCATGCCGACGGCGCAGGCCGAATTGCCCGCATTGCCGCACAGCAGGGCGTTGCCAATCTGGTGCATATCTCTGCGATTGGCGCCGATGCGGATGCTGCCAGCGCGTATTCCCGGACCAAGGCCGCTGGCGAGGCCGCTGTTCTTCAGCATTTCCCGAGTGCGGTGATCCTGCGCCCCTCTGTGATTTTCGGGGCCGAGGACGGCTTCTTCAACCGCTTTGCCGGCATGACCCGCCTGTCGCCCTTCCTGCCGATTGCGGCTGGCGGCACCAGGTTCCAGCCGGTGTTCGTGGACGATGTGGCCAAGGCTGCGGTCAAGGGCGCGCTGGGCGAGGCCGGAGGCGGTGTCTATGAGCTGGGCGGCCCAGAGGTCAAAACCTTCCGCGCGCTGATGGAGCAGATGCTGGAGGTGATACACCGCCGCCGTGTCATCATCTCGCTGCCTGGCTTTGCGGCCAAGCTGGTGGCGTTTGGCTTTGACGTGCTGCAGTTCGTCAGCATCCAGCTGATCGAGAACAAGATGCTGACCCGCGACCAGCTGAAAAGCCTGAAGTCGGATAATGTTGTCTCTGACGGCGCCAAGGGGTTTGCGGATCTGGGTATTGAACCTGTGTCCGCCGGGTCGGTGCTGCCGGACTACCTGTGGAAATTCCGCCCCTCCGGCCAGTATGACGAGATGACAGGCTCTGCCCGCAACCTGCGCAACGGCGCCTGA
- a CDS encoding globin domain-containing protein, producing MTDEDDKDLIRKSIENEKMDLDAFVPAFYAKFFAACPDLRDLFPEDLALQEEKLLASLTHIAEALENSERLNAILKQQGEKHRKLEVSDDHFHGFIDSFTGALSETLGPDWNPRTQKAWAGFLTEVAAKMNFMTRF from the coding sequence ATGACGGACGAAGACGACAAGGACCTGATCCGCAAAAGCATCGAAAACGAGAAGATGGATCTCGATGCATTTGTTCCGGCTTTCTACGCCAAGTTCTTTGCTGCTTGCCCGGACCTGCGGGATCTTTTTCCAGAGGATCTGGCCCTGCAGGAAGAAAAGCTTCTGGCATCCCTGACCCATATTGCAGAAGCACTGGAAAATTCCGAACGGCTGAATGCAATCCTGAAGCAGCAGGGCGAAAAGCATCGCAAACTGGAAGTGTCAGATGACCATTTCCACGGCTTTATCGACAGCTTCACCGGCGCCCTGTCGGAAACGCTTGGGCCGGACTGGAACCCAAGGACACAAAAGGCGTGGGCGGGTTTTCTGACCGAAGTGGCCGCAAAGATGAACTTTATGACTCGGTTTTAG
- a CDS encoding IS5 family transposase: protein MSRPTPPTYKIKNWRAYNEALKRRGSLTIWFDPEMTWEARPTGKRGRQPIYSDAAIKTCLTMKVLFRMALRQTTGFVESLLRLSGLDWSVPDFSTLSRRQKSLAVNIPYRGSEGPLHLLIDSTGIKVEGEGEWNARKHGGSKRRVWRKVHLGIDEKTLEIRAVEFTSSNIGDAPMLPELLNQIPPEQEIGSVTADGAYDTRKCHDAIANRGANAVAPPRKNAKPWKPDTAGAIARNEALRASKYLGRALWRKWSGYHRRSRAETKMHCMKLLGQRLMARDPGRQVAELQLRVAVMNGFTALGIPVTEAVG, encoded by the coding sequence ATGAGCAGACCAACACCCCCGACCTACAAGATCAAGAACTGGCGGGCCTATAACGAAGCGCTGAAGCGTCGTGGCTCTCTGACGATCTGGTTCGATCCCGAGATGACGTGGGAGGCCCGGCCGACCGGCAAGAGAGGCCGACAGCCCATCTATAGCGACGCCGCGATCAAGACCTGCCTGACGATGAAGGTGCTGTTCCGTATGGCGCTCAGGCAGACGACCGGCTTCGTGGAAAGTCTCCTGCGATTGAGTGGATTGGACTGGTCGGTACCGGATTTTAGCACGCTTTCACGCCGCCAGAAGTCTCTCGCCGTGAACATCCCGTATCGTGGTTCTGAGGGGCCGCTACACCTGCTGATCGACAGCACTGGGATAAAGGTAGAGGGCGAAGGCGAGTGGAATGCGCGCAAGCACGGTGGCTCGAAACGCCGCGTGTGGCGCAAGGTTCACCTCGGTATCGACGAAAAGACACTGGAAATCCGGGCAGTCGAGTTCACCAGTAGCAACATTGGTGATGCGCCCATGCTGCCGGAACTGCTTAATCAGATCCCGCCCGAGCAGGAGATCGGCAGTGTCACGGCAGATGGCGCCTACGATACGCGCAAGTGCCACGATGCCATCGCCAACCGAGGTGCCAATGCCGTCGCCCCGCCCCGCAAGAACGCCAAGCCCTGGAAACCCGACACCGCAGGCGCGATTGCGCGCAACGAAGCGCTGCGGGCGTCGAAATACCTTGGCCGAGCGCTTTGGCGGAAATGGAGTGGATACCACCGCCGAAGTCGTGCCGAAACCAAGATGCACTGCATGAAACTGCTGGGACAAAGACTGATGGCACGGGATCCTGGACGTCAGGTTGCCGAGCTTCAGCTCCGTGTTGCGGTCATGAACGGATTCACCGCGCTTGGCATACCCGTCACAGAGGCAGTGGGATAA
- a CDS encoding LacI family DNA-binding transcriptional regulator — protein sequence MTTDSKRPLTLRDVSEATGVSEMTVSRVLRNRGDVSEKTRSKVLSAAKELGYVPNKIAGALASNRVNLVAVIIPSLSNMVFPEVLTGINKVLENTELQPVVGVTDYQPEKEEKVLYEMLSWRPSGVIIAGLEHTDAARAMLSNAGIPVVEIMDTDGKPVDAMVGISHRRAGREMAKAILKAGYRHIGFMGTKMPLDHRARKRFEGFTEVLAKEGVEIEDREFYSGGSALAKGREMTQAMLERSPELDFLYYSNDMIGAGGLLYLQEQGVSIPGQIGLAGFNGVELLQGLPRQLATMDACRLEIGRKAAEIIAARLEDPDADIEKNVTLTPTISYGDTLKRR from the coding sequence GTGACCACGGACAGCAAGCGCCCGCTTACCCTTCGCGATGTATCAGAAGCAACCGGTGTTTCTGAAATGACTGTAAGCCGGGTTCTGCGCAACCGGGGCGATGTCTCGGAAAAAACCCGTTCCAAAGTGCTGAGTGCCGCCAAGGAACTGGGCTATGTGCCGAACAAAATTGCCGGTGCGCTTGCGTCAAACCGGGTGAACCTGGTCGCTGTGATCATCCCGTCACTCTCAAACATGGTATTTCCTGAGGTTCTGACGGGTATCAACAAGGTGCTGGAGAATACTGAGCTTCAGCCAGTTGTCGGCGTAACAGACTACCAGCCTGAAAAAGAAGAGAAGGTCCTATACGAGATGCTCTCGTGGCGGCCCTCTGGTGTGATCATCGCGGGCCTGGAACACACGGATGCCGCCCGCGCCATGCTGAGCAACGCCGGCATCCCGGTGGTGGAGATCATGGATACCGACGGCAAGCCGGTGGACGCGATGGTCGGCATTTCGCACCGGCGCGCAGGCCGCGAGATGGCCAAGGCGATTCTCAAGGCAGGCTACCGCCATATCGGATTCATGGGCACCAAGATGCCGCTGGACCACCGGGCGCGCAAACGGTTCGAAGGGTTTACCGAGGTGCTGGCCAAGGAAGGCGTGGAGATCGAAGACCGGGAATTCTATTCCGGCGGTTCAGCGCTTGCCAAGGGGCGGGAGATGACCCAAGCGATGCTGGAACGTTCTCCGGAACTGGATTTTCTTTATTACTCCAACGACATGATAGGCGCCGGCGGCTTGCTGTACCTGCAGGAGCAAGGCGTCAGTATCCCCGGCCAGATCGGCCTTGCTGGTTTTAACGGCGTGGAACTTTTGCAGGGGTTGCCCAGGCAGCTCGCCACCATGGATGCGTGCCGGCTGGAAATTGGGCGCAAGGCGGCGGAAATCATTGCAGCGCGGCTGGAAGATCCTGACGCGGACATTGAGAAAAATGTCACTCTGACTCCGACCATTTCCTATGGCGACACGCTGAAACGGCGCTGA
- a CDS encoding winged helix-turn-helix domain-containing protein produces the protein MALQRLGNQAARRLFLDRHALLEQPTGTAKGAGLLALIQRLGFVQLDSINTVARAHDMILFSRRPGYRAKNLKRLYEHDRELFEHWTHDAAVIPMAFYRHWHLRFQRDTELLRKRWRNWRRDGFEAQFETVLNHIRDHGPVSSSDVGKNEKKGSGGWWDWHPSKTALEYLWRSGALTVVGRDGFQKRYDLTERIIEEHLRPGTSCDETGTINWLCSAALDRLGFATSGELAAFWDTASPAETKAWCAGQLRQGELEEIEVELADGQLRKVFARPGAVESAAELGPAPGRMRVLSPFDPALRDRKRAERLFGFHYRIEVFTPAAKRRYGYYVFPLMEGARLAGRIDMKADRDADLLCVTAVWPERDIKWSAARTKRLEAELDRVARFAGVGLVRFTDGWLR, from the coding sequence ATGGCGCTTCAACGGCTTGGAAATCAAGCAGCAAGGCGGCTGTTTCTTGACCGCCACGCGCTGCTGGAACAGCCCACTGGCACGGCCAAGGGCGCTGGTCTGCTGGCGCTGATCCAGCGGCTTGGCTTTGTGCAGCTTGATAGTATAAACACCGTGGCACGCGCCCATGACATGATCCTTTTCTCACGCCGGCCAGGCTACCGGGCAAAGAACCTCAAACGGCTTTACGAGCACGACCGGGAGCTGTTTGAGCACTGGACCCATGACGCTGCCGTGATCCCGATGGCCTTTTACCGCCACTGGCACCTCAGGTTTCAGCGCGACACCGAACTGCTGCGCAAGCGATGGCGCAACTGGCGCCGGGACGGGTTTGAGGCACAGTTTGAAACCGTGCTGAACCATATCCGGGACCATGGGCCTGTCAGCTCCTCTGATGTTGGCAAGAACGAGAAGAAAGGATCAGGCGGCTGGTGGGATTGGCATCCGTCCAAGACCGCGCTGGAATACCTTTGGCGGTCCGGCGCTCTGACTGTGGTCGGGCGCGACGGTTTTCAAAAGCGCTATGACCTGACTGAGCGCATCATCGAAGAACACCTGCGCCCCGGCACCTCCTGCGACGAGACCGGGACTATCAACTGGCTTTGTTCCGCCGCATTGGACCGGCTGGGTTTCGCCACATCGGGCGAACTCGCCGCTTTCTGGGACACGGCCTCTCCGGCGGAAACCAAGGCCTGGTGCGCCGGGCAATTGCGCCAGGGAGAGCTGGAAGAGATTGAAGTTGAGCTAGCGGACGGCCAGCTGCGGAAGGTATTCGCCCGGCCGGGTGCGGTGGAGTCCGCCGCGGAACTTGGCCCGGCTCCGGGCCGGATGCGGGTGCTCAGCCCCTTTGATCCTGCCCTGCGCGACCGCAAGCGGGCTGAACGGCTGTTTGGCTTCCACTACCGGATCGAAGTCTTCACTCCCGCCGCCAAGCGGCGGTACGGATACTACGTCTTTCCGCTTATGGAAGGCGCGCGCCTGGCGGGCCGAATTGACATGAAGGCGGACCGCGACGCGGACCTCCTGTGCGTCACTGCAGTCTGGCCGGAACGGGATATCAAATGGTCAGCGGCCCGCACCAAACGGCTGGAGGCCGAACTGGACCGGGTCGCCCGTTTTGCGGGCGTTGGCCTGGTGCGTTTTACAGACGGCTGGCTGCGCTGA
- a CDS encoding thioesterase family protein, translated as MAEQNTFIHEIRVGWGDCDPARIAYTGRLPAFALEAIDAWWERQLGGDGWYQMELDRGTGTPFVHMSIDFRSPVTPRHRLLCEVWPAALGSKSVTFRVKARQDGKLCFEGKFVCVFIAPESFTARPAPQDYRQVIEAQLRPE; from the coding sequence ATGGCGGAGCAGAACACATTCATTCATGAAATTCGTGTGGGCTGGGGCGATTGCGATCCGGCGCGGATCGCCTATACCGGGCGGCTGCCGGCCTTTGCGCTGGAGGCAATCGACGCCTGGTGGGAGCGTCAACTGGGCGGCGATGGATGGTATCAGATGGAGCTGGACCGCGGCACCGGCACTCCCTTTGTGCACATGAGTATTGACTTCCGCTCGCCGGTCACGCCGCGGCACCGGTTGCTGTGCGAGGTTTGGCCCGCGGCGCTGGGTAGCAAGTCGGTCACCTTCAGGGTGAAAGCGCGCCAGGACGGCAAGCTGTGTTTCGAAGGGAAGTTCGTCTGTGTTTTCATTGCACCCGAAAGCTTCACTGCAAGGCCTGCGCCACAGGATTATCGTCAGGTGATCGAAGCGCAGCTGCGGCCGGAGTGA
- a CDS encoding TRAP transporter large permease: MTALEIGIASFPVLMLLIFLRVPIGLSMFLVGLGGLIWVTDGTQVAFGRLKSETYTTFSSYSLTIVPMFLLMGHFATLGGMSTALFKAAEGFLGHRKGGVAMAAIGACAGFGAICGSSLATAATMGRVALPELKQYGYAGGFSTATLAAGGTLGILIPPSVVLVIYAILTEQNIAKLFLSAFIPGLLAALGYVIAISIYVRLFPESAGTRPPVPWGERFAALFHVWPVLLVFGLVVGGIYLGWFTPTEGAAVGAFGTGLIAWLNGGLNRETLADSFLVTARSTAMIFFIVLGAGFYNGFLALTKVPQELADFVVSQGLSPWMVLALILAFYLVFGCLMDSLSMILLTIPIFFPVISAMDFGLLSLPAMQADAAMEVLKAGVPEGMGAEMLASIQDAIATGAELTREQMKELGIRVTEGRVNRIEAEYVAIWFGVLVLIVVEVGLITPPVGMNLFIINAMDRKTRMIDTYKAVMFFVASDIIRVIILVAFPIITLLPLMLMQ, translated from the coding sequence GTGACAGCTCTTGAAATTGGCATCGCCTCCTTCCCGGTTCTGATGCTGCTGATCTTTTTGCGGGTGCCAATCGGTCTTTCGATGTTTCTTGTCGGCCTTGGCGGGCTGATCTGGGTGACCGACGGAACACAGGTTGCGTTTGGCCGCTTGAAAAGCGAGACCTATACGACCTTTTCCTCCTACTCGCTGACCATCGTGCCGATGTTCCTGCTGATGGGGCATTTCGCGACGCTGGGCGGCATGTCCACCGCGCTGTTCAAGGCGGCTGAAGGGTTCCTAGGCCACCGCAAGGGCGGTGTCGCAATGGCGGCTATTGGGGCCTGCGCCGGATTCGGCGCAATTTGCGGTTCCTCACTGGCGACTGCTGCAACCATGGGCCGGGTCGCACTGCCGGAACTGAAGCAATACGGTTATGCCGGCGGCTTTTCGACCGCGACACTGGCTGCGGGTGGGACGCTGGGCATCCTGATCCCGCCCTCGGTGGTGCTGGTGATCTATGCAATTCTGACCGAGCAGAACATCGCCAAACTTTTCCTGTCGGCCTTCATCCCCGGCCTGCTGGCAGCGCTTGGTTATGTGATTGCGATTTCCATCTATGTCCGCCTTTTCCCGGAGAGCGCTGGCACCCGCCCGCCGGTCCCGTGGGGTGAGCGCTTTGCCGCGCTGTTTCATGTCTGGCCGGTGCTTCTGGTGTTTGGCCTTGTGGTTGGCGGTATCTACCTGGGCTGGTTCACCCCGACGGAAGGTGCGGCAGTAGGTGCGTTCGGCACAGGCTTGATCGCCTGGCTCAATGGCGGGCTGAACCGTGAAACCCTGGCGGATAGTTTTCTGGTGACCGCACGCTCCACTGCGATGATCTTCTTTATCGTGCTGGGTGCAGGTTTCTACAACGGTTTCCTGGCTCTGACCAAGGTGCCGCAGGAACTGGCCGACTTCGTGGTGAGTCAGGGGCTCAGCCCCTGGATGGTGCTGGCGCTGATCCTGGCGTTCTATCTGGTGTTCGGCTGTCTGATGGACTCGCTGTCGATGATCCTTCTGACAATCCCGATCTTCTTCCCGGTGATCTCAGCCATGGACTTCGGGCTGCTATCGCTGCCTGCAATGCAGGCGGATGCGGCAATGGAGGTTTTGAAGGCCGGCGTGCCTGAAGGTATGGGGGCGGAAATGCTGGCCTCGATACAGGATGCCATCGCGACCGGGGCCGAACTCACCCGCGAGCAGATGAAGGAACTGGGTATTCGCGTAACCGAAGGCCGGGTGAACCGGATCGAAGCGGAATATGTCGCCATCTGGTTCGGGGTGCTGGTGCTGATCGTGGTGGAGGTCGGCCTGATCACCCCGCCGGTGGGCATGAACCTGTTCATCATCAATGCGATGGACCGCAAGACCCGTATGATCGACACCTACAAGGCGGTCATGTTCTTTGTCGCTTCTGACATTATCCGGGTGATCATCCTTGTGGCCTTCCCGATCATCACACTGCTGCCGCTGATGCTTATGCAGTGA
- a CDS encoding TRAP transporter small permease has product MHKLMMRLAKSMAYLGGAVLTLLIILTCVSIAGRLLNGFFHGDLMERIAPGFSKWMTGWVGPVNGDFELVEAGVAFAIFAFLPLCQITAGHASVDVVANAFPRGVKRFLRMVTEIVFAAVLVLIAWRLADGLAGKFSNGETSFLLEFPIWWAYAISLLAAVVAAIVGIYMGAVRTIEFFTGRILIWDGVEGEQ; this is encoded by the coding sequence ATGCACAAGCTCATGATGCGGCTGGCCAAATCAATGGCCTACCTGGGCGGTGCGGTCCTCACTCTTCTGATCATTCTGACATGTGTTTCAATCGCTGGGCGCTTGCTCAACGGTTTCTTCCATGGCGATTTGATGGAGCGGATTGCGCCCGGGTTTTCAAAATGGATGACGGGCTGGGTCGGACCAGTGAATGGCGACTTTGAATTGGTCGAGGCCGGGGTGGCATTCGCGATCTTTGCCTTTCTGCCACTGTGCCAGATCACAGCGGGGCATGCCTCGGTCGATGTGGTGGCCAATGCGTTTCCGCGCGGAGTGAAACGATTCCTCCGGATGGTGACTGAAATTGTCTTTGCTGCGGTTCTGGTGCTGATTGCCTGGCGGCTGGCGGACGGTCTGGCAGGCAAATTTTCCAACGGCGAAACCTCCTTCCTGCTCGAGTTCCCGATCTGGTGGGCCTACGCCATCAGCCTGCTGGCGGCGGTCGTTGCTGCCATCGTGGGTATCTACATGGGCGCCGTGCGCACCATCGAATTCTTTACCGGCCGCATCCTGATCTGGGACGGCGTGGAGGGTGAACAGTGA